One genomic segment of Stigmatopora argus isolate UIUO_Sarg chromosome 3, RoL_Sarg_1.0, whole genome shotgun sequence includes these proteins:
- the pidd1 gene encoding p53-induced death domain-containing protein 1 yields MSSMEKSLQGETTSDDDGDKTTDDVAVTPTSRCEEAILDKNDKLQSNEQLESEVSNQVQTHRDGDASPSSFMDTCNPSISSPSSSNKSLSSSSTSVLCLTPPLPPSVELSDVLTDTRLTLDVYQGGASALALLWSSIPEQLQRLRYLRLGSEDKHALDGALGVLHNLTELRSLAIRGNRFYDTQGNSLPGFLTTLPTSLASNSLLVHVDLSFNDISVLPSCLLSLPVLSTLLLCHNCLSELPSDIGQMSSLTYLSLTGNKLAALPACLGQLKELQTLDVSNNLLEDLPNEIGSLVDLVKLELSHNKLKRLPETMGSLHSLRELLVFSNDLRFIPSNLNELPLLKIDIRDNPLGQPLTPPPLPLSPNEAEPNIPELHLLFNQHRFTVKSVGCHVFLPGGTQLLFPPGCLQTPTTIKWAERRPKQKWVLLEEHDILLRRPLELRPHGITFLKPVEVCMAHGHRKKCNEVIVRKYDGKSWSTLPTSLRKGNVKDSIHPLERRPRLACCYVSQFSWFIVVARPVRDSYSLSPEGALFVSSVDPGVKLIFPADSTNQTRTITLQVLQVSVPEVQVLCGDPEASVSPLLCLSQTPSMQFLQPVKVQVPLPLGITGHTVDKSCLHLLHGDPTGQTWTDITSHVSLYVTHLYAIFYVTHFSWYWLWYKTQSCVSDMVRKVYQKLKLFKVQFMALQRKTDPSQVLLQCLPANEVDDRVMLLSERYDGPQPSDLCDLLEGEQFFAGFERGLHISTNRPDCVEGRLCFVFYSSLKNLKEVYISPAKGLQGTVRGEVSFYRGGIPSGVPEEVLRKRKGLESQWLATLPLRLPVLDADNKYLLEEFQLPPLNLGDPESGYLTEANLLSISLQIGQDWRMIGINLGISYNELDRIQYKHRDNLGALVLEMLFHWARGQKSAGPGAVSRLMEAMIESDRKDLADELEDIVSLGRLKYSQSLRRVGLDVEEQTLSESQQ; encoded by the exons ATGTCTTCAATGGAGAAAAGCCTCCAGGGAGAAACCACCAGCGATGACGATGGAGATAAAACCACCGATGATGTTGCAGTGACACCTACATCCAGATGTGAAGAAGCAATTTTAGACAAGAACGACAAACTACAGTCCAATGAGCAGCTAGAATCCGAGGTTTCAAACCAAGTACAAACACACAGGGACGGTGATGCATCACCTTCCAGCTTTATGGACACATGCAATCCTTCCATATCGAGCCCTTCTTCCTCAAACAAGTCTTTGTCATCATCGTCGACTTCAGTGCTGTGTCTCACACCACCTTTACCCCCCTCGGTGGAACTCTCAGATGTGTTGACCGACACCAGGCTGACCTTGGATGTCTACCAAGGAGGAGCATCTGCACTGGCCCTGCTTTGGAGTTCCATTCCAGAACAGCTCCAGAGGCTCCGGTACCTGAGACTCGGTTCTGAGGATAAACATGCACTTGATGGTGCACTAGGTGTCCTCCACAATTTGACAGAACTACGCTCACTTGCCATACGAG GTAACCGTTTTTACGACACACAAGGAAACTCCTTGCCTGGGTTTCTCACCACTTTGCCCACATCGCTCGCTTCCAACTCCCTTCTGGTGCACGTGGACCTCTCCTTCAACGACATCTCCGTCCTTCCATCATGTCTTCTCAGTTTACCTGTGTTGTCCACCTTGCTCTTGTGTCACAACTGCCTCTCAGAGCTGCCCTCTGATATTGGCCAGATGTCCAGCCTCACCTATCTCTCACTCACTGGAAACAAGTTGGCTGCCCTCCCCGCGTGCTTGGGCCAGCTGAAAGAACTACAGACACTGGATGTTTCCAATAATCTCCTCGAGGACCTGCCAAATGAAATTGGGTCTTTGGTGGACCTTGTCAAACTGGAACTTTCCCACAACAAGTTGAAGAGGCTGCCAGAGACAATGG GTTCTCTCCATTCATTGAGGGAACTTCTCGTCTTCAGCAATGACCTGCGCTTCATACCATCTAATCTGAATGAACTGCCTCTCCTGAAAATAGATATTCGTGACAATCCTTTGGGGCAACCGCTAACTCCTCCACCTCTCCCCCTATCACCTA atGAAGCCGAGCCAAATATTCCTGAGTTGCATCTCCTATTCAATCAACATAG ATTTACGGTTAAGTCTGTTGGCTGTCATGTGTTTCTCCCCGGGGGGACACAGTTGCTGTTCCCCCCGGGGTGCCTACAGACACCGACGACTATCAAGTGGGCCGAGAGGAGACCAAAGCAAAAGTGGGTGTTACTGGAGGAGCATGACATACTTCTCCGCCGGCCATTGGAACTTCGACCTCATGGAATTACATTTCTTAAG CCAGTAGAGGTGTGTATGGCACATGGTCatcggaaaaaatgcaatgaggTAATTGTACGGAAGTATGATGGGAAATCGTGGAGCACTTTACCTACTTCTCTCCGGAAAGGAAACGTGAAAGACAGCATTCACCCCCTGGAGCGTCGACCCAGG CTGGCCTGCTGTTATGTGAGCCAGTTCTCTTGGTTTATTGTGGTGGCCCGACCAGTGAGGGACAGCTATTCACTTTCACCAGAGGGAGCTCTTTTCGTGTCCAGTGTTGACCCGGGAGTCAAACTTATCTTCCCTGCAGACTCTACCAATCAAACCCGTACTATAACTTTACAG GTACTACAGGTGTCCGTGCCAGAGGTACAGGTGCTGTGCGGTGATCCAGAGGCAAGTGTTAGTCCTCTTCTCTGCCTCTCACAAACTCCCAGCATGCAATTCCTACAGCCTGTCAAAGTTCAGGTCCCACTGCCACTAGGCATTACAG GTCACACAGTTGATAAATCGTGTTTGCATCTGCTGCATGGAGACCCCACTGGCCAAACCTGGACAGACATCACATCACATGTGTCCCTCTATGTCACCCATTTGTATGCAATTTTCTACGTTACACATTTTTCCTG GTATTGGCTCTGGTACAAGACTCAGAGTTGTGTTAGTGATATGGTGAGAAAGGTGTACCAAAAGCTAAAACTGTTTAAAGTCCAATTCATGGCCCTGCAGCGGAAAACTGACCCTTCACAAGTCTTGTTGCAGTGTTTGCCAGCTAACGAG GTGGATGACAGAGTTATGTTACTGTCCGAACGCTATGATGGACCCCAACCTTCAGATCTATGTGACCTTCTCGAAGGTGAACAGTTCTTTGCGGGCTTTGAGAGAGGCTTGCATATCTCCACAA ACAGACCAGACTGTGTCGAGGGAAGACTGTGTTTTGTCTTTTATTCCAGCCTGAAGAATCTGAAGGAAGTTTACATCTCCCCTGCAAAGGGCCTTCAGGGTACAGTGCGAGGAGAA GTCTCATTTTACAGAGGGGGGATTCCCAGTGGCGTCCCGGAGGAAGTATTGAGGAAGAGGAAAGGCCTTGAAAGCCAGTGGCTTGCAACTTTACCGCTGAGACTTCCT GTGCTAGATGCCGATAACAAGTACCTATTGGAAGAGTTCCAGCTTCCTCCTCTGAACCTGGGAGACCCTGAAAGCGGCTACTTGACAGAAGCCAATCTTTTATCCATCTCCCTTCAGATTGGACAAGATTGGCGCATGATTGGCATCAATCTCGGGATAAGCTACAATGAGTTAGACCGCATCCAATACAAACACAG GGACAATCTTGGAGCTCTGGTGCTGGAGATGCTCTTCCACTGGGCTCGAGGACAGAAGAGCGCCGGTCCCGGGGCGGTGTCACGATTGATGGAAGCCATGATTGAAAGTGACAGGAAGGATCTCGCAGATGAACTTGAAGACATAGTCAGTCTGGGAAGGCTAAAGTATTCTCAGTCACTGAGGAGAGTTGGCCTGGATGTGGAAGAGCAGACCCTCTCTGAAAGCCAGCAGTAA